The Bacteroidetes Order II. bacterium genome has a window encoding:
- a CDS encoding Eco57I restriction-modification methylase domain-containing protein, protein MTKHKTLGQVFTPEWVVNEILDLVNYYEVEILTRYILEPACGDGAFLKEIVKRYINEGKRNNLYKEEIVQGLEKYIYGIELDEIEYKKCIDNLNNLVNQLLGIEKIKWNIFNENTLFIYSKYHNLFDYIVGNPPYIRIHNLDSTTRDLIKENFEYSDGTIDIYLTFFEMAFYMINSNGKIGYITPNSYLHNSSYNRFRDFLKIKKWIHTLIDFKANKIFKGFSTYTAITILELGTYKDEFCYKELINNKIKTINNINFNELDMRDWSFTNKESENFLNTLHSDKNTFISELFDVQYGFATLRDKIYIGNIRTCENKNDLVYFNEHLIEKSILKTCIKGSRYKGEKDDNIKIIFPYKKVGNRYIVISENEMIKDYPFCFKYLLSNKEELMSRDLDKNAIWYEYGRSQGVQSMHKEKIVLSTLINGAIKYYKVSSDVLMYSGIFITKKQPFIDWRIIENVLSSDEFYQFIRITGKDFSGGYKSITSKQIKNFKVHFENNNKMF, encoded by the coding sequence ATGACTAAACATAAAACATTAGGACAAGTATTTACACCAGAATGGGTAGTTAATGAAATATTAGACTTAGTAAATTATTATGAGGTTGAAATTTTGACAAGATATATTTTAGAGCCTGCTTGCGGAGACGGAGCATTCCTGAAAGAAATTGTAAAGCGTTATATAAATGAAGGGAAAAGAAATAATTTATATAAAGAAGAAATAGTACAAGGTTTAGAAAAGTATATCTATGGTATTGAATTAGACGAAATAGAATATAAAAAATGTATAGACAATCTAAATAATTTAGTTAATCAATTATTAGGTATTGAAAAAATTAAATGGAATATCTTTAATGAAAACACATTATTTATTTACAGTAAATATCATAATTTATTTGACTATATAGTTGGCAACCCACCATATATAAGAATACATAATTTAGATAGTACAACAAGAGATTTAATAAAAGAAAATTTTGAATATTCAGATGGTACAATAGATATTTATTTAACCTTTTTCGAGATGGCTTTTTATATGATAAATTCAAATGGCAAAATAGGTTATATAACACCTAATAGTTATTTGCATAACAGTTCATATAATAGGTTTCGTGATTTCTTAAAGATAAAAAAATGGATACATACATTAATAGATTTTAAAGCAAATAAAATATTTAAAGGTTTTTCAACATATACTGCAATAACTATACTTGAATTAGGTACTTACAAAGATGAATTTTGTTATAAAGAACTAATAAATAATAAAATCAAGACCATTAATAATATTAATTTTAATGAATTAGATATGAGAGATTGGTCTTTTACAAATAAGGAAAGTGAAAATTTTTTAAATACATTACATTCTGATAAAAACACTTTTATTAGTGAATTATTTGATGTCCAATATGGTTTTGCTACATTAAGAGATAAAATATATATTGGAAATATTCGAACTTGTGAAAATAAAAATGATTTAGTTTATTTCAATGAACATTTAATTGAGAAAAGTATTTTAAAAACTTGCATAAAGGGTTCAAGATATAAAGGCGAAAAAGATGATAATATTAAAATCATATTTCCATATAAAAAAGTAGGGAATAGATATATTGTTATTTCTGAAAATGAAATGATAAAAGATTATCCTTTTTGTTTTAAATACTTATTATCAAACAAAGAAGAACTAATGTCGAGAGACTTAGATAAAAATGCAATTTGGTATGAATACGGTAGAAGTCAAGGTGTGCAGTCTATGCATAAAGAAAAAATAGTGCTAAGCACACTAATAAACGGGGCGATTAAATATTACAAAGTAAGTTCCGATGTGTTAATGTATTCTGGCATATTTATAACAAAAAAGCAACCTTTTATAGATTGGAGAATAATCGAAAACGTTTTATCTTCTGACGAATTTTATCAATTTATCCGAATTACAGGAAAGGATTTTTCAGGAGGATATAAATCCATTACAAGTAAACAAATCAAAAATTTCAAAGTACATTTTGAAAATAACAATAAAATGTTTTAA
- a CDS encoding tyrosine-type recombinase/integrase, with translation MTAQIQTEQIVHKGEARIALLFPYEAQLVAQVRPLSGVRWSRSRKCWHLPATEEAMGVLTNRFADTIAWPESLKPSFRTGLPPISFDKADIYPHSTAAQGRPRHKVDITLQLMEGRVQVSWIGGKLAVALPYNADDVTFLKTLAQSFWHKEQRCWVMKACKRNAEQLEARFGNCIPDAIRSLLAEETQPIPNGNALTDLCECKTDGQWLQLRFPWKADTLAVVKQVAGRRFSKNAGCWMIPNDEVLVRELASRLEVLNITLVLNGQRLNQPLKRQDWRSRQKHLLKDTEASLKNLLYAYTDLMIGMRYSWATIKGYTHCFRIFAEHFGVNTVETISKSEVQRYCNNLSKGDIALSTLNQHINAIKFYYEKVLGQHRVVYDLKRPRKEEKLPSVLSAGELRRLFGQISNLKHQCMVYIAYSAGLRVSEVCNLRVSDIDSERMLIHIVCSKGRKDRMVPLSKSLLGLLRQYFLSYKPEKWLFEGQFSGEPYAVRSLQTIFCRAKEQAGIRKAVSFHTLRHSYATHLLESGTDLRLIQELLGHRDIKTTLRYTHVSQRTIQNIRSPLDTLFTEKYDKKHEKGRYN, from the coding sequence ATGACAGCACAAATACAAACGGAACAAATCGTACATAAAGGAGAGGCACGTATCGCATTGCTCTTTCCTTACGAAGCGCAGTTGGTGGCGCAGGTACGTCCGTTATCAGGTGTGCGCTGGAGCCGAAGCCGCAAGTGTTGGCACCTGCCCGCTACCGAGGAAGCCATGGGCGTATTAACAAATCGTTTCGCCGATACCATCGCATGGCCGGAATCCCTGAAACCATCTTTCCGCACCGGACTGCCCCCCATATCGTTCGACAAAGCGGACATCTATCCTCATTCAACTGCTGCTCAAGGGAGGCCGAGGCACAAGGTTGACATAACGCTCCAACTTATGGAAGGGCGTGTACAGGTTTCATGGATTGGCGGCAAATTGGCGGTAGCATTGCCTTATAATGCCGATGATGTAACGTTTTTGAAGACATTAGCCCAGTCGTTTTGGCACAAAGAACAGCGTTGCTGGGTGATGAAAGCCTGCAAAAGAAATGCCGAGCAACTGGAAGCGCGGTTCGGGAATTGTATTCCTGATGCCATCCGCTCTTTATTGGCTGAAGAAACCCAGCCTATTCCAAACGGAAATGCCCTCACCGATTTGTGCGAGTGCAAAACCGACGGACAATGGTTGCAATTGCGATTTCCTTGGAAGGCAGACACCTTAGCGGTGGTAAAGCAAGTTGCTGGCCGGCGATTTTCAAAAAATGCAGGTTGTTGGATGATACCCAATGACGAAGTGTTGGTTCGTGAACTGGCAAGCCGTCTTGAGGTATTAAATATTACCCTCGTATTAAATGGACAAAGACTGAACCAGCCCCTAAAACGACAGGATTGGCGTAGCAGGCAAAAACACTTACTGAAAGATACGGAAGCCTCTTTGAAAAACCTGTTGTACGCTTATACAGACCTGATGATCGGTATGCGGTACAGTTGGGCCACCATTAAAGGTTATACCCATTGTTTTCGGATATTCGCCGAACATTTTGGGGTGAATACCGTGGAAACCATTTCCAAAAGTGAGGTTCAGCGCTACTGCAACAATTTATCAAAGGGTGATATTGCGTTATCCACCTTGAACCAACACATCAATGCCATTAAGTTTTACTACGAGAAGGTGTTGGGGCAACATCGGGTGGTGTATGACCTTAAACGTCCACGCAAAGAAGAAAAACTCCCTTCCGTATTATCGGCAGGAGAACTACGCCGATTGTTTGGGCAGATTAGCAACCTCAAGCACCAGTGCATGGTCTATATCGCCTATAGTGCAGGCCTACGGGTGAGCGAAGTGTGTAACCTGCGCGTATCCGATATAGACTCAGAACGAATGCTGATACATATTGTCTGTAGTAAAGGTCGTAAAGACCGAATGGTTCCATTGAGTAAATCCCTATTAGGGTTGCTACGGCAGTACTTTCTGAGCTACAAACCCGAAAAATGGCTTTTTGAAGGACAGTTTTCAGGAGAGCCTTACGCAGTAAGAAGCCTCCAGACGATTTTTTGCCGCGCCAAAGAACAGGCAGGGATTCGGAAAGCGGTAAGTTTTCATACACTACGGCACAGTTATGCCACCCACTTACTGGAGTCGGGTACAGATCTGCGGCTGATCCAAGAACTATTAGGGCATCGCGACATCAAAACGACCTTGCGTTACACCCACGTAAGTCAGCGAACCATACAGAATATCCGTAGTCCTTTGGACACCCTTTTTACCGAAAAGTACGACAAAAAACACGAAAAGGGCAGATATAACTAA
- a CDS encoding carbohydrate ABC transporter permease → MEKKFKRALLYLTLIGISGLFLFPFYWVLISSVKSVEGISMRPPSYYPSEYHKTTVTLNATSRIVREVAGPDSVWWFRLRKSRDLLTQDPTPGAYYVRLDSLKPGQYLSWFPESVVQPVAGPPNITFDNLTLHRIEGEPEAVPLLAKMVRAKGASYDELLFFTENKKPSEVYIAKNRAHQEERKFHARWENYPETLKGPEATIGQEQSTGFLLFMRNSFIISILSMIGQVLSSSLVAYGFARLNFRGREGWFVVLLATMMIPAQVTMIPMFAIFKTIGWVNSFLPLVVPQFTAGAFNVFLLRQYMLTLPKELDDSAAIDGCGPFRTFFYVILPNSIPVLIVVGLFTFVGAWQDVMGPLIYLDDPDYRTVTLGLEYFRSPYVDTRHLIMTGAVLAMFPVAILFLIFQRYIVAGIATTGMKT, encoded by the coding sequence ATGGAAAAGAAATTTAAACGCGCACTGCTCTATCTAACGCTTATTGGGATTTCGGGCCTATTTTTATTTCCGTTTTATTGGGTGCTGATTTCCTCGGTAAAATCGGTGGAAGGCATCTCCATGCGCCCACCTTCTTATTATCCTTCCGAATATCATAAAACCACAGTAACGCTTAACGCTACCAGCCGGATTGTTCGGGAGGTGGCCGGGCCAGATTCCGTGTGGTGGTTTCGGTTGCGCAAAAGCCGAGACCTGCTCACCCAAGACCCTACGCCCGGTGCGTATTATGTACGTTTAGACAGCCTAAAACCCGGGCAATACCTTTCTTGGTTTCCAGAAAGTGTCGTTCAGCCCGTAGCTGGGCCGCCCAACATCACCTTTGATAACCTGACGCTGCACCGCATAGAGGGCGAGCCAGAGGCTGTACCGCTTTTGGCCAAAATGGTGCGTGCTAAAGGCGCTTCATACGACGAACTGCTTTTCTTTACGGAAAATAAGAAGCCAAGCGAAGTGTACATTGCCAAAAACCGCGCCCATCAGGAGGAGCGGAAATTCCATGCACGATGGGAAAACTATCCGGAAACCCTAAAAGGACCCGAAGCCACCATCGGACAAGAACAATCCACCGGATTTCTGCTGTTTATGCGGAATAGTTTTATCATCAGCATCCTCTCGATGATCGGGCAGGTGCTTTCCAGTAGTTTGGTGGCCTATGGCTTTGCCCGCTTGAACTTTCGGGGCCGAGAGGGGTGGTTTGTTGTCCTACTGGCCACCATGATGATTCCCGCACAGGTGACCATGATTCCCATGTTTGCGATTTTTAAAACCATCGGATGGGTCAATTCTTTCTTGCCTTTGGTGGTTCCGCAATTTACGGCGGGGGCTTTTAATGTGTTTTTGTTGCGCCAATATATGCTCACATTGCCCAAAGAATTAGACGACTCGGCGGCGATTGACGGCTGTGGCCCTTTTAGAACGTTTTTTTATGTCATTCTACCCAATTCCATTCCGGTTTTGATTGTGGTGGGGCTGTTTACGTTCGTTGGCGCTTGGCAAGATGTGATGGGGCCGCTGATCTATTTGGACGACCCCGATTATCGTACCGTGACGCTGGGGCTGGAATACTTCCGATCGCCTTATGTGGATACCCGTCACCTGATTATGACCGGAGCAGTCTTGGCCATGTTTCCTGTAGCCATACTGTTCCTGATTTTCCAGCGTTACATCGTAGCCGGAATCGCCACAACAGGCATGAAAACATAA
- a CDS encoding extracellular solute-binding protein — translation MTRSNMQLRTLFFTIGVFILLLLPIRIRAGEIVENKAYKGKKTVVRWAFWGGESTVRLFKKVTERFVQEHPDIAVDVSIYPWGQYWSKLQTQVAAGIAPDVISMFGSGAGVWISHGVFQPLDPFMARDGLDQGAYYKGALDAFRWDGKLYSFPIELAVGALLISVDKLEARGIPRELWPKPDKAMTYDEYQALARKLTLRDGQGQVKQIGVGSGGWFNDHMNGIWGGLYVDRQVNPTRPTILGNERLAKGLIHTFQDRFASRIQAPKANLTSLEFGGDAVLKSNLIAMAWLGPWVLPDYKAAGVRVIATPTPHGTQANQLFSANGVGIYTGAKNPEAAWKLVRFLASTFTQQEIGRTLRGLPTLISAKEAFLNNEAGVKGLEAYTVDMETAQTYICPRLSDIEQIPIKWEERMELKLGLLYDRKLAEWRARKKNFTEADHGAFEREMNRLVEQEVRAGLPGFHQEMAAAFKTLEKRTPTFTEKVVLPLLILLLLASAAAGYMVWFKRNQEPKAYISKPTWKQSIAGYAALSPWLIGFLLFTLGPMLASIYLSFTDWNMIKPPEWVGAQHYTNLFSDRFFTLGLQKTFAYAAWVIPISLVGGIFTAGLLTSDVRGSDAFKAIFYFPSLFTGAAATVLWMNMFHKEFGVVNHLIGFFGGDPINWLDEAHAFTTVVLMNFFWVGGATIIYYAGMKQIPRSLYEAAEIDGAGAFRRFFSITIPMLSPVILFMVVMTTIGAFQVFTPALFFAEYAITIGGPGESLKFYSVNIYHEAFNNLRMGKASSWAVVLFVIIFMITMIQFKLSKKFVHSEA, via the coding sequence ATGACCCGATCTAACATGCAACTCCGAACCCTTTTCTTTACTATAGGTGTATTCATTCTACTTTTATTGCCAATACGAATTCGTGCAGGCGAAATTGTTGAAAATAAAGCCTATAAGGGCAAAAAAACGGTAGTGCGCTGGGCTTTCTGGGGAGGTGAAAGTACTGTTCGACTGTTTAAAAAAGTTACCGAGCGCTTTGTCCAAGAACATCCCGACATTGCCGTAGATGTTTCGATCTATCCCTGGGGGCAGTATTGGTCTAAACTCCAAACGCAAGTGGCGGCGGGAATTGCACCAGATGTGATCTCCATGTTCGGTTCGGGAGCGGGCGTCTGGATTTCGCACGGGGTTTTTCAGCCATTAGACCCATTTATGGCACGGGATGGCTTAGACCAAGGGGCATATTATAAAGGTGCTTTGGATGCTTTTCGTTGGGATGGCAAACTATATAGTTTTCCGATTGAATTGGCTGTGGGGGCTTTACTTATTTCGGTAGATAAATTAGAAGCCCGTGGCATACCAAGGGAACTCTGGCCCAAACCAGACAAAGCCATGACTTATGACGAATACCAAGCCCTTGCCCGAAAACTGACGCTACGAGATGGTCAAGGACAGGTCAAGCAAATTGGTGTTGGTTCCGGTGGGTGGTTTAATGACCACATGAACGGTATTTGGGGCGGCCTGTACGTGGATCGGCAGGTGAACCCCACACGCCCCACCATTTTGGGCAACGAAAGATTAGCCAAGGGCCTCATCCATACGTTTCAAGACCGTTTTGCCTCCCGTATTCAAGCACCCAAAGCCAATCTCACCAGTCTGGAATTTGGTGGAGATGCTGTGCTAAAGTCCAATCTCATTGCGATGGCGTGGCTTGGCCCTTGGGTATTACCAGATTATAAGGCCGCTGGCGTTCGGGTGATTGCCACGCCAACCCCACATGGTACCCAGGCCAATCAATTGTTTAGTGCCAATGGGGTGGGCATTTATACAGGTGCCAAAAATCCGGAAGCCGCTTGGAAGTTGGTGCGGTTTTTGGCCTCGACCTTTACCCAGCAGGAAATTGGACGCACATTGCGCGGCCTTCCAACCCTCATTTCTGCCAAAGAAGCCTTCCTGAATAATGAGGCAGGAGTGAAGGGCTTGGAAGCCTATACGGTGGATATGGAAACCGCACAAACCTACATTTGTCCCCGCTTATCCGACATCGAGCAGATCCCGATAAAATGGGAAGAACGCATGGAACTTAAATTAGGCCTACTCTACGACCGAAAATTGGCGGAGTGGCGTGCGCGCAAAAAAAACTTTACCGAAGCCGATCATGGGGCGTTTGAACGGGAAATGAACCGACTGGTGGAGCAAGAAGTACGGGCGGGACTGCCTGGTTTTCATCAAGAAATGGCCGCTGCTTTTAAAACCTTAGAAAAACGAACCCCCACCTTTACCGAAAAAGTGGTGCTGCCTTTGCTGATCCTGCTTTTGTTGGCCTCGGCTGCCGCAGGATATATGGTTTGGTTTAAGCGCAACCAAGAACCCAAAGCCTATATCAGTAAACCCACTTGGAAGCAAAGCATTGCCGGATATGCCGCTTTATCGCCTTGGCTCATTGGGTTTTTGTTGTTCACTTTAGGCCCCATGCTGGCTTCTATTTATTTGTCCTTTACCGACTGGAACATGATTAAGCCGCCGGAATGGGTGGGGGCGCAGCACTATACAAACCTATTTTCGGACCGCTTTTTTACCTTGGGACTGCAAAAAACCTTTGCTTATGCGGCTTGGGTCATCCCTATTTCGCTGGTTGGGGGCATTTTTACTGCTGGCTTGCTGACCAGCGACGTCCGAGGGAGCGATGCCTTTAAGGCCATTTTTTATTTTCCATCCCTCTTTACAGGTGCGGCGGCCACTGTCTTGTGGATGAATATGTTCCACAAAGAATTTGGCGTGGTGAACCACCTCATTGGCTTTTTTGGCGGCGACCCCATTAATTGGTTAGACGAAGCCCATGCCTTTACCACCGTTGTCCTGATGAATTTCTTCTGGGTGGGTGGCGCCACCATTATATACTATGCAGGAATGAAGCAAATACCACGCTCGCTCTATGAGGCCGCAGAGATTGATGGAGCCGGGGCATTCCGACGGTTTTTCTCCATCACCATCCCAATGCTCTCGCCAGTGATTTTGTTTATGGTGGTCATGACAACCATCGGGGCTTTTCAGGTGTTTACACCCGCACTCTTCTTTGCGGAATACGCCATCACGATCGGTGGGCCGGGGGAGTCGCTCAAGTTTTATTCGGTCAATATTTATCACGAGGCATTTAATAATTTGCGCATGGGCAAGGCCTCCAGTTGGGCCGTCGTGCTGTTTGTCATCATTTTTATGATTACGATGATACAGTTCAAATTATCAAAGAAATTCGTACATTCGGAGGCATAA